A segment of the Sanyastnella coralliicola genome:
GTTGAGGGGGCTTCCTCTTCTGGAGGGCGCACATGTGCGCCCCTAACCTCTTCTTCTCCTTTTGATTCTAATTCTACTTCTTCCTTTAATTCTAATTCTCCTTCTATTTCTTCCTCTTCAGGTTCCGGTTGTGGTGGGCGCACATGTGAGCCCCTACCTAATTCTTCCTTCCCCTCTAATTCTTCCTCTAATTCTAATTCTACCTCTTCCTCCAAAACAACCGCCTCAATCTCTTCATCAATCTGTCGCACCTTATCTAACATCGGTTGACGTACCAATAGATCGAACAGCACATCACGGTCAAAGACATGAATGGCTGCCAACTTTAAGTGGGCGTCGTAATCGAAGTGTTGGAGTTGGTGATCAGCTTTCGCAAGCATGACATGTGCTCCCGTGAACCACGGCATGTCTTTGCTTAGACGAAGTAGCTCAGGACGTAAATCCGAAAGTGCCTGTCCTTGAGAATTGAGGGCGGTATAGAAGTCTTCTTTGAGCATTACCAATTTCCAAGGGAAGCGTTGAAGATTTCTTGGGTGAGCTGCTCATTAATCTCTCCAGTCAATTGCTCTTCAACAGTCAGAAGATCTTGAGAACTCTCGTAATCTGCGAATCGGGTGAAGTTGCGTTCGAAACTTAGATCCGGTTCTAAGGTATTGGTGTACTTCACTTTAACAGTGACTGTCAAGCGGTTTCGAGAAGCTGTTTCTCCATCAGACACCCCAACAGGACTCACGCGATAATCGGTGATCGATCCTTCAAAACGCAATTCACCTTTGGTATCAATCAACTGAAGGGTAGATTGACGCTGGATCAAATCACGCAGTTCCTCCGTGAAGTTCTGCGCCACAATCGGGCTAGCCAATGGAGTCTGCGGCTTGAAGTATTCCACAGAAAACGTTTTGGCCCCTGAAGTCTGTGCACCATAAGGCGTGTAACACGAAATCAGAACGATCGCAAAAGCGATAGGGAGGATATGGTTAAGTCTTAACTTCATTTCAAACGAATACTAAACTAGACATCGACAATCAATAATCAATAACTAAGAACCAAGAACTAAGCACTAAAAACTAAGTACCAGTAGCCTAACGCCTTTTTATAAATTGTATTCCTTGATCTTACGATAAAGTGTACGCTCACTAATCCCTAGCTCACGTGCTGCGTACTTACGCTTGTTCTTGTGCTTGGCGAGGGCCTTCTTGATCAGCTCCTTTTCTGTCTCTTGAAGTGAGAAAGTCTCCTCTACTTCTTCGTGCACGTGATGCTCCTCATAAGAAGGTGTAGCTGCGCGTTGCGGAAGATGAAGCACCCCTGAACTAGCAGCAGGACTCATATTCTCGGTCTGAGCATCGTCTTCAAACACACGTTTCATCAAAGCCACATTGGATTCTGTTGGATCTAAATGTCCATCATGCTGAATCATCTGCAGCACCAGCTTCTTGAGGTCAGTCAAATCATTCTTCATATCGAACAACAACTGATACAAGATCTCACGCTCAGAGTAGTTTTGTGACTCTTGCTGCTGTTTATCAACCACCATTGGAAGGTGGTTTACTTCGTCAACCGGCAAGTACTGAAGCAAGGTTTGCGCGTCAATGTCTCTCTCCTTCTCAATCACTGACATCTGTTCGGTGATGTTCTTCAGTTGACGAACATTCCCTGGCCAGCGATAATTGATCAGAATCTCCACCGCATCATGGTCCAACCCTAAGGGAGGCATGCGGTATTGCTCAGAAAAATCTGTAGTGAACTTTCTAAACAACAAGTGGATGTCCTCTTTGCGATCTCGCAACGGAGGCATGAATATCGGCACTTGATTGAGTCGGTAATAAAGGTCTTCTCTGAATCGTCCTTTTGAAATGGCATCTCCGAAGTTTACGTTCGTAGCGGCAACTACACGAACGTCAGTCTTGATGACTTTACTCGAACCCACTTTGATGAACTCTCCTGTTTCCAAGACACGAAGCAATCGCACCTGAGTTTGAAGTGGCAGCTCAGCTACTTCATCCAGAAAGATGGTTCCGCCGTTGGCGACTTCGAAATAACCTTTTCGAGAATCATGCGCACCTGTAAAGGCACCTTTCTCGTGACCGAATAGCTCAGAATCAATAGTTCCTTCTGGAATCGCACCACAATTCACTGCGATGTACGGACCATGTTTTCTTGAACTAAGGTTGTGGATGATCTTCGGCATCACCTCTTTACCAGTACCAGACTCTCCATTGATGAGCACAGAGATATTTGTAGGTGCAACTTGCACCGCAATATCAATGGCACGATTCAACGGGGTCGAGTTCCCGATGATTCCGAAACGTTGTTTAACCGATTGGATCTCCATGTATGAATTTAAGATGGCACTACCTCACCAAGCAAAGTCACTGACGTACAGTCATGCGCGTGAACGTCAACGTATTGACCTGGTTTGATATCACCTTTAGGGAAGACAATCACCGTATTATAAGTCGTACGACCGAACAGTTGATCTTCCGATTTCTTCGATGTTCCTTCCACCAATACACGATGGGTCTTACCTACAAGTGCTTTCGTACGTTCCGCTCCACATTCCATCTGTAGGTCAATCACTTCTCTTAAGCGACGTCCTTTTACATCTTCTGTAATATCGTCTTCGTACTTACGCTCAGCCAAAGTGCGCGGACGCTCACTGTACTTGAACATGAATGCCATGTCGTAACGAACTTCCGCCATCAGACTCAGGGTCTCTTGGTGTTGTTCTTCTGTCTCGCCACAGAAACCAGTGATGATATCTGTTGAAATCGCACAATCTGGCATAATGCGGTTGATGGCAGCAATACGATCGAGGTACCACTCACGTGTGTAACCGCGATTCATCTTCTTTAGCACTTCAGAGCTTCCGCTCTGTACAGGCAAGTGGATATACTTACAGATGTTTTCATACTTCGCCATCGTGTGAAGCACATCATCCGTCATGTCTTTAGGGTGGCTCGTTGAGAAGCGAACACGAAGGTCAGGATTCACCAAAGCTACTTTCTCCATCAGCTGAGCAAAGTTCACCGTCTCCTTTTCAGGATCCTTGATTTCTCCTTTGTTCGTCAAGTTCCATTTGTAGGAATCAACGTTCTGTCCAAGAAGTGTGACTTCGCGGTATCCTTGATCGAAGAGTTCTTGCGCCTCTCTTACAATCGATTCTGGGTCACGACTGCGTTCACGTCCACGAGTGAAAGGCACTACGCAGAACGAGCACATATTATCACAACCACGCATGATTGAAATGAAGGCAGTGATTCCATTTGAATCAAGACGAACAGGTGCGATTTCTGCGTAGGTCTCTTCACGAGACAGCAATACGTTCACCGCTTTTTGTCCTGAATCAACCTGACCAATGAGGTTCGGAAGATCGCGGTAAGCATCCGGTCCAACTACCAAATCAACCAATTGCTCTTGTTCAAGTAGTTTCTCGCGAAGACGCTCGGCCATACAACCAAGCACTCCAACTACCATGTCTGGTTTTGTCTTCTTCAGGTTTTTGAAGAATTGCAGACGTCCGCGTACACGTTGCTCCGCATTATCGCGAATCGCACATGTATTAATGAGGACTACATCTGCCGCTTCCGCATCACGTGTAGTAGAGAATCCTGCTTCTCCCATGATCGATGCTACGATCTCAGAGTCAGAGAAGTTCATTTGGCATCCGTAGCTCTCTATGAGTAGCTTACGTTCTCCGCTTTCAGATGTCTTGGTCATGATCGCTTCTCCCTGACGAGATTCGTCGATCACTTTATTTCCGTCGTGTAACATTACGTTCTCCCCGATTGATAAAGGTTGACAAAGATACGACACGAGGTCAAGTCTGACAATTTGTCACTCAAAAATCCTCGTTAAACAAGCACAAAAGAATGGCCTACATATATAATGTTAACGAAGAGCGCACTTGCCTTGAATAGGATTGTCGTTAATTTGCACCCGATTTTAACAGGCGGGAACCCAAAACACATTTACGTGTTCTTAAGGGTTCCAACACAACAGCACTATGCCAAAGAACCTGGTTATTGTAGAGTCACCGGCGAAAGCTAAGACCATCGAAGGCTACCTCGGGAAGGACTTCGTCGTTCGTTCTAGTTACGGACACGTTCGTGATCTTCCGAAGAGTGACCTGGCGATTGATGTCGAAAATGATTTCACCCCGGTGTATGAGGTCTCTTCCGATAAGAAGAAGTTGATCACAGAGTTGAAGAAACTTGCGAAGGAAGCGGAAATCGTATGGCTCGCAACGGATGAGGACCGCGAAGGGGAAGCCATTTCTTGGCACCTAGCGGAAACTCTGAAAATCGATGCCTCGAAAACACGCCGTATCGTATTCTCTGAAATTACGAAGAATGCGATCCTACGCGCGATCGACAACCCAAGAACGGTTGACGTGAACCTGGTGAATGCTCAGCAGGCTCGTCGTGTGTTAGACCGTTTGGTAGGTTTCGAATTGAGTCCGGTACTTTGGAAGAAAGTAAAACCATCACTTAGTGCCGGTCGTGTACAAAGTGTGGCTGTTCGAATCATTGTAGAGCGTGAGCGCGAAATCAATGACTTCAAAGCGACAAGTTCATTCCGCGTCATCGCGATGTTTAATCTCGAGCGTGGTGAACTAAAAGCGGAACTCCCGAAACGTTTTGCGACGGAGGAAGAAGCGATGGCGTTCTTAAATGAATGCCTCGGTAGTTCGTACTCTATCCAGAATCTCGAAACCAAGCCTTCTAAGAAGTCACCAGCATCGCCGTTCACTACTTCAACGCTTCAGCAGGAAGCTTCCAGAAAACTGGGCTTCTCTGTATCGCAGACCATGGTAGTAGCGCAGCGATTGTATGAAAGTGGACGCATCACATACATGCGTACTGACTCCGTGAACTTGAGCGACTTGGCATTAAACCAAGCCAAAGAGGTCATTGGAAATAACTACGGTGACGAATACGCGCAAACGCGCAAATACTCTTCGAAGAGTAAAGGTGCACAAGAAGCACACGAAGCCATCCGCCCAACAGACCTCGGACTTCAGAAAATCGAAGGTGATAGCGGTGAGCAACGATTATATGATCTCATCTGGAAACGCACCATTGCCTCTCAGATGGCAGATGCGAAACTGGAAAAGACTACCGCAACGATTGCGATCTCTGGAAGCTCAAGCACATTGCAGGCTAAAGGTGAGGTCATCAAGTTCGAAGGATTCCTGAAAGTTTACCTTGAAGGAACTGACGACGAAGATGAAGAGACAACGAAAGGAATGCTTCCTCCATTGAACATTGGGCAAGAGCTCGAGCTCAAGCACATCAATGCCACGGAACGTTTCTCTCAACACCCACCTCGATACACAGAGGCAAGCCTCGTGCGCAAGTTGGAGGAACTAGGAATCGGTCGTCCGTCAACCTACGCACCAACGATTTCTACTGTACAGAAACGTGGATACGTTGTCAAAGAAGACCGCGACGGAAGAGAGCGTCAATACCGTGTATTGAAACTAGAGAACGAAGCGATCTCAAAAGATACAGCTACTGAGAATACCGGAGCTGAACGAGGAAAGCTCTTCCCTACTGATATTGGTATCGTAGTGAATGACTTCCTGGTAGATAACTTCGAAGACATTCTAGACTACAACTTCACAGCGAATGTGGAGGAAGAATTCGACAGCATCGCTCGCGGAGAAGTAGCTTGGAACGAAATGATCCGCAACTTCTATGGCGACTTCCACACAAATGTGGAGGAAACGATCGAGACTTCAGAGCGTGCTACAGGTGAGCGTGCTTTGGGTGATCACCCTGAAAGCGGAAAGCCAATTATTGCGCGTATCGGTCGATATGGCCCGATGATTCAGATTGGTGATAGCGAAGATGAGGACAAGCAATTCGCTTCCCTGCTTCCAGACCAGTCAATCACGAACATTACCTTGGAAGAAGCGCTTGACCTTTTCAAACTACCTCGTCAATTAGGTGAGTTCGAAGGTGAAGCTGTATCTGCGGCTATTGGTCGTTTCGGACCTTACGTTCGTCACAACAAGAGTTTTGTCAGCATCAAAGAAGACGAAGGAGATGATCCATACACGATCACTCTTGAACGTGCTATTGAGTTGATCAAGGCAAAACGTGAAGCCGATGCCAAGGCCATCATTCAAACATGGGATGAGGAACCAGACATCCGCGTTTTGAACGGACGTTACGGACCATACATCAAAGCAGGAAAGAAGAACGTCAAGATTCCGAAAGACAAGAAAGCGGAAGAGTTGACATTAGAAGAAGTGCGCGAATTGGTAGCAAATGCTCCTGATCGTCCAGCACGTAGAAGAAGCAAGAAGTAAGAAACCATGGATGGCATCCTAGATTTTTTCCAACCCGCCAACATTAGTATTGAACCATCTGAAGACGGTGTTCGTCGCTTATCAGATAGTGCGTTGATCCACACACAGGATTTCATGCCTGTACCTGAAGACCAGCGCATTGCCATCTTCGGCGTCATGGACGACCGTGGGGCGCACAACAATGAGGGTTGTTCTGACGGACCGGATGTCATTCGAGAATACCTATATCGTCTTCACGACATTGATGAGCCCATGGGCATCATCGACTTGGGGAATATCCACCCTGGTGAACGTCTAGAAGACACCTACGCTGCAGTGCGCGTGGTTTGCCATGATCTGCTGCGCGAAAACATCATCCCGGTCATCCTGGGTGGATCTCAAGATTTGACCTATGCAAACTATGCTGCCTATGAGAGCATGGAGCAAACGGTCAATTTGGTGACGGTTGATTCTCGCCTCGACTTTGGAGGTAATCCTGAACAACCTGACTCATGGAATTACTTGAACAAGATTGTGCTGCATCAGCCGAACTACTTGTTCAACTATTCCAACATCGCCAACCAACGATACCTGATCGACAAAGACTTGATCGAACTGATGGAGAAGATGTATTTCGATCTTCATCGTCTAGGAGAAGTTAACGGTCAAATCACTCATGCCGAGCCCGTGATTCGCAATGCCGACATCATGAGCTTCGACATGAGCGCCATTCGTGCAGGCGATAGTCCGGGACATCAGCTTGCTGGACCAAACGGACTTTACGCTGAATTAGCCTGCCAGATTTGTCGTTATGCAGGTATGGCTGACAAGCTCACTTCGTTCGGAATCTATGAGTACAACCCTCGTTATGATGAACGAGGCATTAGTGGTCACCTAGCTGCGCAGATGGTTTGGCACTTCATTGAAGGTATATCACACCGTCGTGGAGACTTCCCTGTGGGTACGAAAGATGATTACATCAAGTACATCGTTCCGTTAGCAGACCACGAATTAATTTTCTACAAAAGCCCACTTACCGACCGATGGTGGATGGATGTTCCTTACCCATCGAAAAGTGGCAATCGCTACCAGCGTCACCACCTAGTTCCTTGTACTTATGAGGATTATCAAGAGGCAACGAATGAAGAAATGCCCGACCGATGGTGGAAAACTTTCCAAAAACTGACATAAAAGCTTCCGTCGATTCCTACAAGACCCAATAGCAAATATGGGTTATGTTTGACGGGAATCCCCGATTTACAAGGGATTGGAAGCATTATGAACACAGGTTCACCTATTTTGCGTGCTAATAAATTTGGCTATATTAGCCACTTCTCAGAGAGAAGAGGTAAACTAATAATGCTTACTAACAAGGAATTTGGAATGAAACGCATCCTAATAACTGCGATTGTATTCTTTGCCTGTGCCGCTACTGCAACAGCACAACAAGACCCACAGTTCACGCAGTGGTTTAACGACAAGCAGTCGTTCAACCCAGCTGCCAACGGACTACAGCCTGGAAACTGTATTACGGGGTTCTTCCGTAACCAGTGGACTGGTTTCGACAGTCAACCACAAACCTTCATGTTGAACTACACTGGTCAGATCAACAACTTCGGAGGAATCGGATTGACTTTCTACAATGATCAACTTGGTCAGGAGTCAAATACAATCTTCCGTGCATCGGGTGCTTACCACCTTAATAATGTTGGATCCGGAAACTTGAGCTTAGGTCTAGGTTTAGGTTACTACGGAAAAGAGCTAGGTAACGATTGGCTTCCACCAGACGGTGTTGAATCAATCGGTAGCGATGCTGCGATCAATAGTGATGTACGTAATGACAACGGGTTCGATTTGAACCTTGGTGTTTATTACTGGAAGCCGAATGAATACTACTTCGGTATCTCTGCTACACACTTGACGCAAAGCGATCTTGATCAATTGAGCATTCAGTTGAAGAGCCACTTCTACACTATGGGTGGATACAACTTCAATGATATTGCAACTGATATCGACCTTAGAACAAACCTTTTGGTGAAGTCTGACTTCAACAAATGGGCTCTAGACGTAAATGCCAACGTTCTATGGGCAGACCTTCTATACGCTGGTATCTCTTACCGTCCTGGCGATGCGATCGCTCCTATGGTAGGTGTAGAGTACTGTATGGGTGATTCAGACGGTCGTACAGAGAAGACACAATGTTTCAAGCTGGGTTACAGCTATGATGTTACTACCTCAGAAATTAGTAACTTTAGTAGCGGTTCGCATGAGATTTTCCTAGGCTACTGTTGGTTCATTACCAAGAAGCCTTTGAGAAATATTCACTCGAACCCACGCTTTTTGGGGAAATAAATTGAAACAAACGAAGTTAATATAACGTAACCTGACGGAGTAAACCTGCTATTTCTACAACGGAACTGTAAGCTGTTGTAAAACAAGGAAATCATGAAAAAGTCGTTTTATCCGCTATTGTTGCTGATCGGTCTCGCCGGTTGCTACCCTGGTCCAAGGGGTGAGCTGGTTGGGGTTTATCCGCGCGAAGATTGGGTGCAAGTCAATCCTTATGGGATGAACTACATCCACTATGGCTCATACACAATGGGTCCTAGTGATCAAGATGTACCTTATGCACTCAACACGAAATCGAAGACGGTAACTGTACCGGCCTTCTACATCGACATCCACGAGATCTCAAATAATGAGTACCGTCAGTTCGTATACTACGTTCGTGACTCACTGATGCGTGACGCATTGGCTCAGAATGACAACGAATTGTACTTCTACGCAGAAGATGAATTTGGACGAGAACTCGATCGTTTTATCGATAAGGGGTATGTCTTGAACTGGGAAGAAGAAATTGACATGGAAGACGAAGACATCTTCGATCTTATCTATGACGAATTCTACCTACAAGGGTCTGACCGTTTCTATAACAGATGGCAGATTGATACTCGTAAACTTCAATACCGTTACTGGTGGATCGACCTGGAAGGAGCTGCTCGTAAAGAAGGTAAAGATGAAGAGTATGGTGAAGTGAACTCTTTGAACCAACTTCACTCTGTACGTGGGCACTCTGACCGTTCTCAATTCATCATTGAAGAGGTAATCAACGTTTACCCTGATACTTTGGTATGGGTACACGACTTCACATACGGCTTTAATGAGCCGCTTACTGAGACCTACTTCTGGCACCCAGCATACGACGACTATCCAGTTGTTGGTGTGACTTGGGGACAGGCGAAAGCGTTCAACGCTTGGCGTACTCAGATTCTGAATGAGTGGAAGCAGAAGACAGGCGAAAGCTTTGTTCAACGATTCCGCATGCCTTCAGAAGCAGAGTGGGAATACGCTTCTCGTGGTGGACTTGAATTGAGTCCGTACCCATGGGGTGGTCCATACATCCGTAACATTCAAGGTTGTCCGCTGGCTAACTTTAAGCCAATGCGCGGTGACTACGTGGAAGATGCTGGATGTCACACTGTACCGATCGAATCATACAGCCCGAATGACTACGGTCTATTCCAAATGGCTGGAAACGTAGCTGAGTGGACTAACACTGCGTACGATGAGTCTGTTTATGACTTCACGCACGACATGAGTCCGGAATACCAGTACCATGCAAAAGTGGATGACCCACCTTCTTTGAAGCGTAAGGTTATTCGTGGAGGTAGCTGGAAAGATATCGGTTACTACTGTCAGACAGGTACACGCTCATTCGAGTATTCTGACACTGCGAAGTCATACATCGGTTTCCGTTGTGTGATGTCTTACCTCGGACGTGGTAAGAACGTAGACCCAGAAGATTTTAATTAAGAAGAAACATCTTTTTGAAACCAAATAGAGACTTTTCGGAGCCTTATTCATCCTATTATTCAAACCTAAAAGCAAGAGAAAAAAATGAAACCTGGAAGTAAGAAGTGGAAGCTGCTAATGGCGAAAGTATACGGTATTGGAGCAGGAGTTGTAATTATTGGAGCACTCTTTAAGATCCAGCACTGGCCATTCGCATCTTTGTTGCTTATCATTGGTCTATTGACTGAGGCGATCATTTTCTTCCTGTCGGCATTCGAGCCGCCACACGAAGAACCAGATTGGTCACTAGTATACCCAGAACTAGCAACAGGAGAGCAGCGCGAAGGTGGAGACCACAGTGTTGGTGGATCACTTACTGAGCAGCTTGACGGAATGCTAGCAGAAGCGAAGATCGAACCTGAATTGATCGCTAGCCTAGGAGACGGAATGCGCAGCTTGAGCACTCAAGCAGGTCAACTTTCTGACATGTCTGACGCAGCCGTTGCTACACAAGAGTACTCTAACTCACTTCGTGGAGCATCTGATAAAGTGAACGAACTAGCATCTACTTACCAAGAGGCTTCTGAGTCATTGACAGGTCTTAAGGAAGGACAGAGCTACGGAGCTGCTGCAGGTGAACACCTACAGAAGATGAGCGAAAACCTATCGTCACTAAACAACATGTACGAACTTCAGCTTCAAGAGCTAGAGAAGTCTCGTCAGTTGTACAGCGGTATGGCAGAACTTGTTGAGAACCTCAGCGATTCTATCGAAGATACTCGCAAGTACAAAGACAATATCTCTGATCTTGCTAAGAACCTTGAGTCACTTAACACTGTATACAGCAACATGCTGAATGCAATGGGTGGTGGTAACAAGGCTTAATTCCTCCTTTTTATTCAACCTATAATAACCGAGTAAAATGGCAGGAGGAAAAGAAACCCCAAGGCAGAAGATGATCGGGATGATGTATCTCGTATTGACAGCTCTTCTCGCCCTTAACGTATCCAAAGAAATCCTAGACGCATTTACACTTGTAGATAGCAGTCTGGCGAAGACAGAGGCTACGCTTGATGCTAAGAACGCTTCTACTATGGGAGAGTTCGAGAATAAAAAAGCATCGAACCCTGAAAAAACAATCCCTTTCTACAACAAGGCAACTGAAGTTGCTGAACGTGCTGACGAGCTAGTTAAGTACATCGAAGAACTGAAGGCTCGTACCATCAGTGTTTCGCATGGAGATAACGCGTTGAAGTATGGTGAGAACTACCAGAACTTCATGGTCGATGGTCGTGCTGTAAAGGCAAGCGACGTTAACGAAGAAGGAGATAAGTACATCACTAAGGCAGATGAGAACCAAGAGAACACTGCGCTTCTTGTAGGTTCAAATCCACAAGCTCCGAAGACAGACAACTGGTCTGCGAACGAGTTAAAGCTGAAGTTGATTGAATACAAAGATTTCTTGACGTCAATCTCTGTAAAAGAGGTGACTGGAAATACTTGGACTGTTCCTGAAAGCATCCAAAATAGCTTGGAAACTACCTTTACTTTCGAAGGTGGTGAAGATCACGGACTAGCGGTAGAATGGGAAACGAAGAACTTCTTCCACAACCCACTTGCTGCGATCCTTCCGTTGATGACTAAGCTTGAAGTTGACGTACAGAACGCGAAAGCTGACGTACTCGCTGCTATGCTTTCTGGTATTGAAGGTAAGTCGTACAAGTTCACGAAC
Coding sequences within it:
- a CDS encoding LptE family protein, with the translated sequence MKLRLNHILPIAFAIVLISCYTPYGAQTSGAKTFSVEYFKPQTPLASPIVAQNFTEELRDLIQRQSTLQLIDTKGELRFEGSITDYRVSPVGVSDGETASRNRLTVTVKVKYTNTLEPDLSFERNFTRFADYESSQDLLTVEEQLTGEINEQLTQEIFNASLGNW
- a CDS encoding sigma-54 interaction domain-containing protein — encoded protein: MEIQSVKQRFGIIGNSTPLNRAIDIAVQVAPTNISVLINGESGTGKEVMPKIIHNLSSRKHGPYIAVNCGAIPEGTIDSELFGHEKGAFTGAHDSRKGYFEVANGGTIFLDEVAELPLQTQVRLLRVLETGEFIKVGSSKVIKTDVRVVAATNVNFGDAISKGRFREDLYYRLNQVPIFMPPLRDRKEDIHLLFRKFTTDFSEQYRMPPLGLDHDAVEILINYRWPGNVRQLKNITEQMSVIEKERDIDAQTLLQYLPVDEVNHLPMVVDKQQQESQNYSEREILYQLLFDMKNDLTDLKKLVLQMIQHDGHLDPTESNVALMKRVFEDDAQTENMSPAASSGVLHLPQRAATPSYEEHHVHEEVEETFSLQETEKELIKKALAKHKNKRKYAARELGISERTLYRKIKEYNL
- the miaB gene encoding tRNA (N6-isopentenyl adenosine(37)-C2)-methylthiotransferase MiaB; protein product: MLHDGNKVIDESRQGEAIMTKTSESGERKLLIESYGCQMNFSDSEIVASIMGEAGFSTTRDAEAADVVLINTCAIRDNAEQRVRGRLQFFKNLKKTKPDMVVGVLGCMAERLREKLLEQEQLVDLVVGPDAYRDLPNLIGQVDSGQKAVNVLLSREETYAEIAPVRLDSNGITAFISIMRGCDNMCSFCVVPFTRGRERSRDPESIVREAQELFDQGYREVTLLGQNVDSYKWNLTNKGEIKDPEKETVNFAQLMEKVALVNPDLRVRFSTSHPKDMTDDVLHTMAKYENICKYIHLPVQSGSSEVLKKMNRGYTREWYLDRIAAINRIMPDCAISTDIITGFCGETEEQHQETLSLMAEVRYDMAFMFKYSERPRTLAERKYEDDITEDVKGRRLREVIDLQMECGAERTKALVGKTHRVLVEGTSKKSEDQLFGRTTYNTVIVFPKGDIKPGQYVDVHAHDCTSVTLLGEVVPS
- the topA gene encoding type I DNA topoisomerase; amino-acid sequence: MPKNLVIVESPAKAKTIEGYLGKDFVVRSSYGHVRDLPKSDLAIDVENDFTPVYEVSSDKKKLITELKKLAKEAEIVWLATDEDREGEAISWHLAETLKIDASKTRRIVFSEITKNAILRAIDNPRTVDVNLVNAQQARRVLDRLVGFELSPVLWKKVKPSLSAGRVQSVAVRIIVEREREINDFKATSSFRVIAMFNLERGELKAELPKRFATEEEAMAFLNECLGSSYSIQNLETKPSKKSPASPFTTSTLQQEASRKLGFSVSQTMVVAQRLYESGRITYMRTDSVNLSDLALNQAKEVIGNNYGDEYAQTRKYSSKSKGAQEAHEAIRPTDLGLQKIEGDSGEQRLYDLIWKRTIASQMADAKLEKTTATIAISGSSSTLQAKGEVIKFEGFLKVYLEGTDDEDEETTKGMLPPLNIGQELELKHINATERFSQHPPRYTEASLVRKLEELGIGRPSTYAPTISTVQKRGYVVKEDRDGRERQYRVLKLENEAISKDTATENTGAERGKLFPTDIGIVVNDFLVDNFEDILDYNFTANVEEEFDSIARGEVAWNEMIRNFYGDFHTNVEETIETSERATGERALGDHPESGKPIIARIGRYGPMIQIGDSEDEDKQFASLLPDQSITNITLEEALDLFKLPRQLGEFEGEAVSAAIGRFGPYVRHNKSFVSIKEDEGDDPYTITLERAIELIKAKREADAKAIIQTWDEEPDIRVLNGRYGPYIKAGKKNVKIPKDKKAEELTLEEVRELVANAPDRPARRRSKK
- a CDS encoding formimidoylglutamase codes for the protein MDGILDFFQPANISIEPSEDGVRRLSDSALIHTQDFMPVPEDQRIAIFGVMDDRGAHNNEGCSDGPDVIREYLYRLHDIDEPMGIIDLGNIHPGERLEDTYAAVRVVCHDLLRENIIPVILGGSQDLTYANYAAYESMEQTVNLVTVDSRLDFGGNPEQPDSWNYLNKIVLHQPNYLFNYSNIANQRYLIDKDLIELMEKMYFDLHRLGEVNGQITHAEPVIRNADIMSFDMSAIRAGDSPGHQLAGPNGLYAELACQICRYAGMADKLTSFGIYEYNPRYDERGISGHLAAQMVWHFIEGISHRRGDFPVGTKDDYIKYIVPLADHELIFYKSPLTDRWWMDVPYPSKSGNRYQRHHLVPCTYEDYQEATNEEMPDRWWKTFQKLT
- a CDS encoding PorP/SprF family type IX secretion system membrane protein, whose amino-acid sequence is MKRILITAIVFFACAATATAQQDPQFTQWFNDKQSFNPAANGLQPGNCITGFFRNQWTGFDSQPQTFMLNYTGQINNFGGIGLTFYNDQLGQESNTIFRASGAYHLNNVGSGNLSLGLGLGYYGKELGNDWLPPDGVESIGSDAAINSDVRNDNGFDLNLGVYYWKPNEYYFGISATHLTQSDLDQLSIQLKSHFYTMGGYNFNDIATDIDLRTNLLVKSDFNKWALDVNANVLWADLLYAGISYRPGDAIAPMVGVEYCMGDSDGRTEKTQCFKLGYSYDVTTSEISNFSSGSHEIFLGYCWFITKKPLRNIHSNPRFLGK
- a CDS encoding SUMF1/EgtB/PvdO family nonheme iron enzyme; the protein is MKKSFYPLLLLIGLAGCYPGPRGELVGVYPREDWVQVNPYGMNYIHYGSYTMGPSDQDVPYALNTKSKTVTVPAFYIDIHEISNNEYRQFVYYVRDSLMRDALAQNDNELYFYAEDEFGRELDRFIDKGYVLNWEEEIDMEDEDIFDLIYDEFYLQGSDRFYNRWQIDTRKLQYRYWWIDLEGAARKEGKDEEYGEVNSLNQLHSVRGHSDRSQFIIEEVINVYPDTLVWVHDFTYGFNEPLTETYFWHPAYDDYPVVGVTWGQAKAFNAWRTQILNEWKQKTGESFVQRFRMPSEAEWEYASRGGLELSPYPWGGPYIRNIQGCPLANFKPMRGDYVEDAGCHTVPIESYSPNDYGLFQMAGNVAEWTNTAYDESVYDFTHDMSPEYQYHAKVDDPPSLKRKVIRGGSWKDIGYYCQTGTRSFEYSDTAKSYIGFRCVMSYLGRGKNVDPEDFN
- the gldL gene encoding gliding motility protein GldL; the protein is MKPGSKKWKLLMAKVYGIGAGVVIIGALFKIQHWPFASLLLIIGLLTEAIIFFLSAFEPPHEEPDWSLVYPELATGEQREGGDHSVGGSLTEQLDGMLAEAKIEPELIASLGDGMRSLSTQAGQLSDMSDAAVATQEYSNSLRGASDKVNELASTYQEASESLTGLKEGQSYGAAAGEHLQKMSENLSSLNNMYELQLQELEKSRQLYSGMAELVENLSDSIEDTRKYKDNISDLAKNLESLNTVYSNMLNAMGGGNKA